One region of Paralichthys olivaceus isolate ysfri-2021 chromosome 12, ASM2471397v2, whole genome shotgun sequence genomic DNA includes:
- the mtfr1l gene encoding mitochondrial fission regulator 1-like — MDTETEVIPIWQNKPHGSTRSVVRRIGSTLPLKPPQRACFQELPGLPSLRPMDGPMVPTLADIAWIVADEEETYARVRSDSRPLKHEWRPTPLLVLHRNSSVPNFRREGKRMEGLKKPGVTALNRTTALQDELSRLRAQIAKIVSSDSGSNPLTPDLLSPDDTSMSFSMAPFEAASYQPAATAAASFVISDVTEEEEEEEEEEDEKDVVSVVSELVPDPLPPVSMTASATFDLDRPSMDFREAEEDTVSLSKSTSFADVMDILKDMNRMKMSKDRYNRGCTSLREEDSASLISEALRKKFVLKDEDSAAVNRK; from the exons ATGGACACAGAAACA GAAGTAATTCCTATCTGGCAGAATAAGCCCCATGGATCCACCCGTAGTGTTGTGAGAAGAATAGGTTCTACTCTCCCACTCAAACCTCCACAAAGAGCATGTTTCCAG GAACTACCAGGCCTACCCTCTCTTCGGCCTATGGATGGCCCTATGGTTCCTACCTTGGCAGACATTGCCTGGATTGTTgcagatgaagaggagacaTATGCTCGAGTACG GAGCGACTCACGTCCTCTAAAGCATGAATGGCGGCCCACGCCCCTGCTGGTGCTCCACAGGAACTCATCTGTGCCCAACTTCCGCCGTGAGGGCAAAAGGATGGAGGGACTGAAGAAGCCCGGGGTCACGGCGCTAAATCGAACAACAGCTCTGCAGGACGAGCTCAGCAGACTCCGAGCACAGATTGCCAAGATTGTGTCAAGTGATTCTG GCTCCAACCCCCTGACTCCCGATCTGCTCTCCCCCGACGACACGAGTATGAGCTTCTCCATGGCGCCTTTCGAGGCGGCATCCTACCAGCcggctgccactgctgctgcctcctttgTCATCAGTGACGtcacggaggaggaggaagaagaggaggaggaggaagatgaaaaagATGTGGTCTCTGTGGTGTCAGAGCTGGTCCCTGACCCTCTGCCACCTGTTTCCATGACGGCATCAGCAACCTTTGACCTGGACAGGCCAAGCATGGACTTCCGGGAGGCTGAAGAGGACACAGTGTCACTGTCAAAGTCCACCAGCTTTGCCGACGTGATGGACATTCTGAAGGACATGAACCGCATGAAGATGAGCAAAGACAG GTACAACAGAGGCTGCACGTCCCTGAGAGAGGAGGACTCTGCAAGTCTGATTTCAGAGGCTTTGAGGAAAAAGTTTGTCTTGAAGGACGAAGATTCCGCTGCTGTGAATCGGAAGTAG